The archaeon BMS3Bbin15 sequence ATGGCACTGTAGAAGAAAATATCCTTTTTGGACCTAAAATAAGGGGAGTGAAACACTTAGAATCCCTGAAAAGCCATGTTTTAAAACAGGTTGGACTTCCTGAAGAATACCTGAAAAGAGAGGTAAAAAACCTTTCCCAGGGCGAAAAGCAGAGGGTTGCTATTGCCAGGGCACTGGCCAATGAACCGGAAGTATTGCTCATGGACGAACCTACATCAGCTCTAGACCCCGAATCCCAGAAGATAATAGAGGATTTAATCCTCGAGCTTAAAAGGAATACTGGTATTACCTTTGTGGTGGCAACCCACAACAGGGCTCAGGCAAAAAGAATTGGCGATAAAATAATGCACCTGGAAGGTGGCAGGGGAAAAATAGTTACAAAGGAAGAATTCTTCAGGGAGGAAAAGATTTGAACCCCTCCTGGCACTTTCTTCTGTCCTTTATTCTTATAGCCCTGGTACTCTTTATAAATCGCCTTAAAGGATTTGGGCTTGGAAAAGAGATTCTTATCGCTTCTTTAAGGGCATCTGTACAGTTGATTATTCTTAGCTCGGTAATCCTTATCATTTTCTCCTATAAAGGCTCATCTTTAACCCTTCTTGCTCTGGGAATCATGATAGTGGCAGCAGCTCATACTTCTAAAAAGAGGGCTATGGGTCTCAAAAGAAGTTTCTGGATATCTCTTGTGGCAATTGCCCTTGGTTCCCTTTCTATTCTCTTCCTCATGGTATTTATGGGCCTTTTAAAAATGAATGCCCGGATACTATTGCCTTTAGGAGGTATGGTCATAGGAAATGCCATGGTTATCAATTCTCTGGCTCTGGAACGCCTGAGAGCTGAAATAAAAGGGAATGTTGTGACAATCGATGCAGCCCTTGCTCTGGGAGCCACCCCAAAGATTGCTGTAGCAGAACTCATAAAAAGGAGCATCCGGGCTTCACTTATTCCCAGGCTGGATTCCCTGACGACATTGGGCTTGGTCTGGATTCCAGGACTTATGGCTGGAATGATTCTTGGAGGTTCAGACCCACTCCTTGCAGCCCAGTACCAGATTATAATCATGTTCATGATATTATCTGCTGCCACCATAACAGTTACAATATCCACCGAATTCATCTCCCGGGAGTTCTTCACATCATCCTATCAGCTAAAGGAGGAGTTCAGATGATGAAGATTCTACCCCTTCTGTCCGACTCCATGGGTGCCTGGAGTTGAGAACACTTGTAAATATAATTCTCTTTAGCATGATTATGGAGATAGGATAGAATAAGTCCCATAAAACTAGCC is a genomic window containing:
- the pstB3_2 gene encoding phosphate import ATP-binding protein PstB 3, with product MAEKIKTLELKKSYKGRMVFSNLNISICQGEAIAIVGPSGAGKSTFLRILNRLTDADSGNVFLDGTSIYEINPVSLRNRIGIVFQMPGLFDGTVEENILFGPKIRGVKHLESLKSHVLKQVGLPEEYLKREVKNLSQGEKQRVAIARALANEPEVLLMDEPTSALDPESQKIIEDLILELKRNTGITFVVATHNRAQAKRIGDKIMHLEGGRGKIVTKEEFFREEKI